The proteins below come from a single Serratia ficaria genomic window:
- a CDS encoding glutamine amidotransferase, whose product MKPLLLMQTGDAPDVIRREQANFEGMFLQQGNISAERVHIVHLPSGELPLPPTEYCGVVITGSPAMVTEQLPWSERAADWLRQAMSIALPLFGVCYGHQLLAYALGGEVGYHPQGMEAGTLEIELLPAAANDRRLAFLPPRFKANLIHAQSVLTPPAGAEPLARSRQDACQILRYGDRALTTQFHPEFNGAVMHQYLDWLGELHPEQREAYRLQQQQVSDTPFSRLLLQGFVVSLGAQKALAG is encoded by the coding sequence ATGAAGCCGCTACTGTTGATGCAGACCGGCGATGCGCCGGACGTCATTCGCCGGGAACAGGCCAATTTTGAAGGCATGTTCCTGCAACAGGGGAATATCAGCGCCGAACGCGTGCACATCGTGCACCTGCCGTCCGGCGAACTGCCGCTGCCGCCGACGGAGTATTGCGGCGTGGTGATCACCGGTTCGCCGGCGATGGTGACCGAGCAACTGCCGTGGAGCGAACGGGCCGCCGACTGGCTGCGGCAGGCGATGTCGATCGCGCTGCCGCTGTTTGGCGTGTGCTATGGCCACCAGCTGCTGGCCTATGCGCTCGGCGGCGAAGTCGGTTATCACCCGCAGGGCATGGAGGCCGGCACGCTGGAAATTGAACTGCTGCCCGCGGCGGCCAACGATCGGCGGCTTGCCTTCCTGCCGCCGCGCTTCAAGGCCAATCTGATCCACGCGCAGAGCGTGCTGACGCCGCCCGCCGGCGCAGAGCCGCTGGCCCGCTCTCGGCAGGACGCCTGTCAGATCCTGCGCTATGGCGATCGCGCGCTGACCACTCAGTTTCATCCGGAATTCAACGGCGCGGTGATGCATCAGTATCTGGACTGGCTCGGCGAGCTGCACCCCGAACAGCGGGAAGCGTATCGGCTGCAGCAGCAACAGGTTAGCGATACCCCGTTCAGCCGCCTGCTGCTGCAGGGCTTCGTCGTCAGCCTGGGGGCGCAAAAAGCCCTCGCCGGCTAG
- a CDS encoding TerC family protein: MNTVGTPWLWGSFAAVIIVMLAIDLLLQGRKGAHTMTLKQAASWSLVWVSLSLLFNFAFWYYLNETAGRAVADTQALAFLTGYLIEKALAVDNVFVWLMLFSYFAVPANLQRRVLIFGVLGAIVLRTIMIFAGSWLVSQFQWLLYLFGAFLLFTGIKMALAKEDDSAIGDKPLVKWLRSHLRMTDNLEGERFFVRRNGILFATPLVLVLILVELSDVIFAVDSIPAIFAVTTDPFIVLTSNLFAIMGLRAMYFLLASVAERFSMLKYGLSVILVFIGIKMLIIDFFHIPIGISLGVVAGILTLTLAINAWVNRRNDRLAKKSP, encoded by the coding sequence ATGAATACCGTTGGCACACCTTGGTTATGGGGCAGCTTCGCCGCCGTCATAATCGTGATGCTCGCAATCGATTTATTGCTGCAGGGCCGTAAAGGCGCGCACACCATGACGCTGAAGCAGGCCGCCAGCTGGTCGCTGGTGTGGGTCAGCCTCTCCCTGCTGTTCAACTTCGCTTTCTGGTACTACCTGAACGAAACCGCCGGCCGCGCCGTCGCCGACACCCAGGCGCTGGCCTTCCTGACCGGTTATCTGATCGAAAAAGCGCTGGCGGTCGATAACGTATTCGTCTGGCTGATGCTGTTCAGCTATTTCGCCGTACCGGCCAATCTGCAACGGCGGGTGCTGATCTTCGGCGTATTGGGCGCTATCGTGCTGCGCACCATCATGATCTTCGCCGGCAGCTGGTTGGTGTCCCAATTCCAGTGGCTGCTGTACCTGTTCGGCGCCTTCCTGCTGTTTACCGGCATCAAGATGGCGCTGGCGAAGGAAGATGATTCGGCGATTGGCGACAAGCCGCTGGTGAAATGGCTGCGCAGCCACCTGCGCATGACCGACAACCTGGAGGGCGAGCGCTTCTTCGTGCGCCGCAACGGCATCCTGTTCGCCACCCCGCTGGTGCTGGTGCTGATCCTGGTGGAGCTGAGCGACGTGATCTTCGCGGTCGACAGCATTCCGGCTATCTTCGCCGTCACCACCGATCCGTTTATCGTGCTGACCTCCAACCTGTTCGCCATCATGGGGCTGCGCGCCATGTACTTCTTGCTGGCCAGCGTGGCGGAGCGTTTCTCGATGCTGAAGTACGGTCTGTCGGTGATCCTGGTGTTTATCGGCATCAAGATGCTGATTATCGACTTCTTCCATATCCCGATCGGCATATCGCTGGGCGTAGTGGCCGGCATTCTGACGCTGACGCTGGCGATCAACGCCTGGGTTAACCGTCGCAACGATCGACTGGCGAAGAAATCGCCATAA
- the sstT gene encoding serine/threonine transporter SstT — translation MQKLLQRIIQGSLVKQIMVGLVAGIILALISPAAASAVGLLGALFVGALKAVAPVLVLILVMASIANHKHGQKTNIRPILFLYLLGTFAAALVAVGVSFIFPSNLALVTGNADVNPPGGIVEVLKGLLMSVVANPFHALINANYIGILAWAVGLGLALRHASDTTKALINDMSNAVTLVVRAVIRCAPLGIFGLVASTLAETGFGALWGYAQLLMVLIGCMLLVALVLNPLIVYWKIRRNPYPLVFACLRESGVTAFFTRSSAANIPVNMELCRKLNLNEDTYSVSIPLGATINMAGAAITITVLTLAAVHTLGIAVDVPTALLLSVVAALCACGASGVAGGSLLLIPLACNMFGIPNDVAMQVVAVGFIIGVLQDSAETALNSSTDVLFTAAACQAEDQRLANEDPLKVR, via the coding sequence ATGCAAAAATTACTACAAAGGATCATACAGGGCAGCCTGGTCAAACAAATCATGGTCGGCCTGGTGGCCGGCATTATCCTGGCGCTGATCTCGCCGGCGGCGGCATCGGCGGTGGGGCTGCTCGGCGCCCTGTTCGTCGGCGCGCTGAAAGCGGTGGCGCCGGTGCTGGTGCTGATTTTGGTGATGGCCTCGATAGCCAACCATAAACACGGCCAAAAGACCAATATCCGCCCGATCCTGTTCCTCTACCTGCTGGGTACCTTCGCCGCGGCGCTGGTGGCGGTCGGCGTCAGCTTTATCTTCCCTTCCAATCTGGCGCTGGTGACCGGCAACGCCGACGTCAACCCGCCCGGCGGCATCGTGGAGGTGCTGAAAGGCCTGCTGATGAGCGTGGTGGCCAACCCGTTCCACGCGCTGATCAACGCCAACTATATCGGTATCCTGGCCTGGGCCGTCGGGTTGGGGCTGGCGCTGCGCCACGCTTCCGACACCACCAAAGCGCTGATCAACGACATGTCGAATGCGGTCACCCTGGTGGTGCGCGCGGTGATCCGTTGCGCGCCGCTGGGCATTTTCGGCCTGGTGGCCTCGACGCTGGCGGAGACCGGTTTTGGCGCGCTGTGGGGCTATGCCCAGCTGCTGATGGTACTGATCGGCTGCATGCTGTTGGTGGCGCTGGTGCTGAACCCGCTGATCGTTTACTGGAAGATCCGCCGCAACCCCTATCCGCTGGTGTTCGCCTGCCTGCGCGAAAGCGGCGTGACCGCCTTCTTCACCCGCAGCTCGGCCGCCAACATTCCGGTGAACATGGAGCTGTGCAGGAAGCTGAACCTGAACGAAGACACCTATTCGGTATCCATTCCGCTGGGCGCCACCATCAATATGGCCGGCGCGGCGATCACCATCACCGTACTGACCCTGGCGGCGGTGCACACCCTGGGCATCGCGGTCGACGTGCCGACCGCCCTGCTGTTGAGCGTGGTGGCCGCGCTCTGCGCCTGTGGCGCCTCCGGCGTGGCCGGCGGTTCGCTGCTGCTGATCCCGCTGGCGTGCAACATGTTCGGCATTCCAAACGACGTGGCGATGCAGGTGGTGGCGGTCGGCTTTATCATCGGCGTGCTGCAGGATTCGGCGGAAACCGCCCTCAACTCCTCCACCGACGTGCTGTTTACCGCCGCGGCCTGCCAGGCGGAAGATCAGCGCCTGGCGAATGAAGATCCGCTGAAAGTGCGTTAA
- a CDS encoding YgjV family protein, whose translation MTFYWFAQAVGVLAFLVGITSFFNRDDQRFKLQLSGYSLIIGIHFFLMGASAAGSSALLSACRNLVSMRTRSLWVMWLFIGLTLTIGLTRFQHAIELLPIFGTSISTYALFRTRGLTTRCVMWCSTACWVTHNVWLGSIGGSLIEGSFLLMNGFNIIRFRRLQLRGIDPFAVEKKAPPEERLAEQR comes from the coding sequence ATGACGTTTTATTGGTTTGCTCAGGCCGTTGGCGTGCTGGCTTTTTTGGTTGGCATCACCAGCTTTTTCAACCGCGATGACCAGCGCTTCAAGCTGCAGCTGTCGGGCTACAGCCTGATCATCGGCATCCATTTCTTCCTGATGGGCGCCAGCGCCGCCGGCAGCAGCGCGTTGCTCAGCGCCTGCCGCAATCTGGTTTCCATGCGCACCCGCAGCCTGTGGGTGATGTGGCTGTTTATCGGCCTGACGCTGACTATCGGCCTGACGCGCTTTCAGCACGCCATCGAACTGCTGCCGATCTTCGGCACCTCAATCAGCACCTACGCGCTGTTCCGCACCCGCGGCCTGACCACCCGCTGCGTGATGTGGTGCTCCACCGCCTGCTGGGTGACGCATAATGTTTGGCTGGGGTCGATCGGCGGCTCGCTGATTGAGGGCAGCTTCCTGCTCATGAACGGCTTCAATATCATTCGCTTCCGCCGCCTGCAGCTGCGCGGCATCGACCCTTTTGCGGTCGAAAAAAAGGCGCCCCCCGAGGAGCGCCTTGCGGAACAGCGTTAG
- a CDS encoding UxaA family hydrolase gives MQSIVKIHSQDNVAVALRDLAAGESLTLAELAIRLPQPVARGHKFALRPIAEGEDIIKYGLPIGHALTAIAPGEHIHSQNAKTNLSDLDNYQYQPQFPALPPQAADREVQLYRRANGEVGIRNELWIVPTVGCVNGIARQIQQRFLKETQEAAGIDGVHLFSHPFGCSQLGQDHENTRTMLQNMVRHPNAGAVLVIGLGCENNQVDAFRATLGMEDEQRVRFMVCQQQDDEVEAGLALLHALYREMRDDRRVAGTLSELKFGLECGGSDGLSGITANPLLGRFSDYVIANGGTTVLTEVPEMFGAERILMSRCRDRATFDKTVSMVNDFKRYFIAHQQPIYENPSPGNKAGGITTLEEKSLGCTQKAGQSQVVDVLKYGERLRRPGLNLLSAPGNDAVATSALAGAGCHMVLFSTGRGTPYGGFVPTVKLATNSELAAKKPHWIDFDAGSLIHGTPMDSLLTQFVDLIVAIANGRPACNEANDFRELAIFKSGVTL, from the coding sequence ATGCAAAGCATCGTAAAAATTCATTCACAAGATAATGTGGCGGTAGCGCTGCGCGATCTGGCGGCCGGCGAGTCGCTGACGCTGGCCGAGCTGGCGATCCGGCTGCCGCAGCCGGTGGCGCGCGGGCACAAGTTTGCGCTGCGGCCGATCGCCGAAGGCGAGGATATCATCAAGTACGGTCTGCCTATCGGCCATGCGCTGACGGCCATTGCGCCGGGCGAACACATTCATTCGCAGAACGCCAAAACCAACCTGAGCGATCTGGACAACTATCAGTATCAGCCGCAGTTTCCTGCGCTGCCGCCGCAGGCGGCGGATCGCGAGGTGCAGCTGTACCGGCGCGCCAACGGCGAGGTGGGCATCCGCAACGAACTGTGGATTGTGCCGACCGTCGGCTGCGTCAACGGCATCGCCCGCCAGATCCAGCAACGTTTCCTGAAGGAAACGCAGGAAGCGGCGGGGATCGACGGCGTGCATCTGTTCAGCCACCCGTTTGGCTGTTCGCAGCTGGGGCAGGATCATGAAAATACCCGTACCATGCTGCAAAATATGGTGCGCCACCCCAACGCCGGCGCGGTGCTGGTGATTGGCCTGGGCTGTGAGAACAACCAGGTGGACGCCTTCCGCGCGACGCTGGGGATGGAGGACGAGCAGCGGGTGCGCTTTATGGTCTGCCAGCAGCAGGACGACGAGGTCGAGGCCGGGCTGGCGTTGCTGCATGCGCTGTACCGGGAGATGCGCGACGATCGGCGCGTGGCGGGAACGCTGAGCGAGCTGAAGTTCGGCCTGGAATGCGGCGGCTCCGACGGCCTGTCCGGCATCACCGCCAACCCGCTGCTGGGGCGTTTTTCCGACTATGTGATCGCCAACGGCGGCACTACGGTACTGACCGAGGTGCCCGAGATGTTCGGCGCCGAACGCATTTTGATGAGCCGTTGCCGCGATCGGGCGACCTTCGACAAAACCGTCAGCATGGTCAACGACTTCAAGCGGTATTTTATCGCTCACCAGCAGCCGATTTACGAGAACCCTTCGCCGGGCAACAAGGCCGGCGGCATCACCACGCTCGAAGAGAAGTCGCTCGGCTGCACCCAGAAGGCGGGGCAGAGCCAGGTGGTGGACGTGCTGAAATACGGCGAGCGGCTGCGTCGGCCGGGGCTGAATCTGCTTAGCGCACCGGGCAACGATGCGGTGGCGACCAGCGCGCTGGCCGGCGCCGGCTGCCATATGGTGCTGTTCAGCACCGGGCGCGGCACGCCGTATGGCGGCTTCGTGCCGACGGTCAAGCTGGCCACCAACAGCGAACTGGCGGCGAAAAAGCCGCACTGGATCGATTTCGACGCCGGCAGCCTGATCCACGGCACGCCGATGGACAGCCTGCTGACGCAGTTCGTCGACCTGATCGTCGCGATCGCCAACGGCCGGCCGGCCTGCAATGAAGCGAACGATTTCCGTGAGTTGGCGATTTTTAAAAGCGGGGTGACATTGTAA